The Alistipes megaguti sequence TCGGGCCCTTACCTTGCTGCCGGATGAAAAGGAGCTGAACTCACAACCGCCCGTTGTCGTTCCACTCACCGTAGAGAATGCCTTTGCGGGTGTTTTCGAGAAATTTGTCGAGGCGTTTCCGAAAAAGTTCGGGCTGGTTCTTTTTGATCTGAATAGTATCAATCCGCACACGCTTGTAAAGGTCCGGCAGGTGGCAGAAGTTTTCCCAGAGGACAGAATCAGACTGCAACTCTTGCAAAATATCAGAATCAATGGAAAATCCGGTTTCGCTCATATCCGGCAAGACGGCCCTACCTGCATCAGTCATCAGCCCCAGCCGTTCCATGCGGCGACATCGTTCCTTGTTCAGTTCCGACCAATTGCTGCGAGGTTTCCGAGGGCAAAGTTTCTGGGCTGTCACCTCCTCGGAG is a genomic window containing:
- a CDS encoding YdeI family protein, coding for MEIHNLLDAKSRLELREWLQENHDKETECWVVVKRGRPVDDDTFWYVDAVEEALCFGWIDSTTKKISEEVTAQKLCPRKPRSNWSELNKERCRRMERLGLMTDAGRAVLPDMSETGFSIDSDILQELQSDSVLWENFCHLPDLYKRVRIDTIQIKKNQPELFRKRLDKFLENTRKGILYGEWNDNGRL